In the genome of Dyadobacter fermentans DSM 18053, the window ACAGTGCAAAACATGTTCTCCAAAGCCCTAACCGGATGCAGGGGCTAAGAGCTTACTACCGTCCAGGTGAACTGACCATCGTCAACCGTAAGGATTCATCAGGGCACAACTTCGAATTAAAACTGATCAACAAAGGCATCTACGCGGATGGCAAAAAGCTGTTCAGCCCCCAGCGCTCTGCGACAAATGATTTGAAAAACAACCACTTGCAGATCGCACATGCCGGATTTGTGGAGGAATATATCAACGAGCCGGGTGGTGTCAGGCAAAACTTCATCGTTGAATCCGCGCCGGACGGTACTCGTGAATTGGAAGTGAGATTGAACGCCGAGGGCGCGCAAGTAAAACAAGTCGGTAAAAACGAATTAATTCTTGCAAAACAGAGCCTTGCAAAATTCTATTACCGCGATTTGCATTGCTGGGATGCCGACGGAGAGCCGCTCGAAGCCAGCCTCGCTTATGTGAATGGCGATATATTGATTGAAGTCGACGTCAAAAACGCTGCTTTTCCTGTCACAATCGACCCATTGGTGGTGAATGGCACTCCTGCTAATGCATCCACCCTTCTCGAAAAAGACCAGGCGCAAGCTGCATTCGGATACTCTGTGTCTTCCGCAGGCGACATCAATGGGGACGGGTATAGCGATGTGATCATCGGAGCCCCCAATTATGATAAGGGAGAAAGCAATGAGGGAGTGGCATTCGTTTACATGGGTTCGGCCAGCGGCCTGGCCACTGCACCAGACCGGACACTAGAAGCTAACCAGCCTGATGCCAAATTTGGAAATAGCGTAGCGAATGCCGGCGATGTCAATGGGGACGGGTTCGGCGATGTGATCGTCGGAGCGCCCATGTACGACAAAAACGAAAACAATGAGGGGGCCGCATTTGTTTACCACGGCTCAGGAGCCGGACTTAACGCAGTACCCACTACCACACTGGAAAGCAATCAGCCCGATGCAAATCTGGGCCAGTTCGTTGCGGCTGCCGGCGATGTAAATAATGACGGCCTCAGCGACGTGATCACAGGTGCGCCTATGTATGATAAAGGACATTCCAATGAAGGCGCTGCTTTCGTCTATCATGGTACACTGGCCGGGATATCCAATGTACCCATCACAACACTTGAAAGTAACCAGATCGATGCACAATTCGGCTGCTCGGTCAAAGGGGCCGGAGATGTCGACGGTGACGGATACAGTGACGTGATCGTGGGTGCATCGATGTACGATAAAGGCGAGAGCAATGAAGGAGCCGCATTCGTATACCATGGCTCGATAAACGGAATAGCAACAGCAGCCAAAACGACGCTGGAAAATAACCAGGCAGCCGCCTTTTTCGGCTTCTCTGCATCCACCGCAGGCGACGTGAACGGTGACGGCTTTTCTGATGTCATCGTCGGATCATTCCATTTCGACAACGGCCAGAACAACGAGGGCGGGGCATTTGTTTACCACGGCTCGGCGAATGGGATAAGTACCACAATCGCAAAACAACTGGAATGCAATCAGGCGGGGGCACAATATGGCGCTTCTGTCGCTTCGGCCGGGGATGTAAACGGAGACGGGTATGCTGATGTGATCGTAGGAGCCAACTTATTCGACAACGGGCAGGGTAACGAAGGCGGCGCATTTGTGTACGAAGGTTCCTCATCGGGCCTGGGCAACACATCCGCATCAAGCCAGGAAGGCAACCAGCTTAATGCCTACCTCGGCTCCTCCGTTTCCAGTGCGGGGGACGTGAATGGAGACGGGTATAGTGACATTGTCGTGGGTGGACAAGGATATGATAAGGGCGATGCGGATGAAGGCGTGGCGCTGGTGTGGCTGGGTGGCGCAAGAAGTATCAAGGAAACAGTAGTTACGCACCTGGAAATGAACGTCCCCGGCATTCAATTCGGCTGGTCGGTTGCGAGTGCCGGGGATGTGAATGGGGATGGGTTTGGCGATGTAATTATTTCAGCCAATAATTATGACGGTGGCCAGGCGTATGAAGGGGCTGCATTTGTGTTTCACGGGTCTTCGCAGGGGCTATCGGGCGTGCCCAGCTACACCTTCGAGGGTAATCAACAGTATGCAAGTTTGGGTTCCGTAGCTAGTGCTGGCGATGTCAATGGGGATGGGTTCGATGACGTAATCATTGGCATACCATTGTACGACAATGCAGCTGAAAATACAGGCAAAGTGTGTATTCTCTACGGGTCTGGTTCTGGATTGGGCATTGGCGGTGGTAATTTGCCTCAAACAACAATTTTAGGAACGCAAGAAGATGCCAGATTTGGGTCGGCTGTATCGAGTGCAGGAGATGTTAACAAAGATGGATATGCTGATATAATAATTGGAGAAACTGAATATGACATCAGTAGCCCATACACGGATGAGGGACGAGTCCATATTTACTACGGATCATCAAACGGTGTCAACCTAAATGCAAATCCAACAATCATCAATGGAAGTATTGTCGGCGTGTACTTGGGTTCTTCGGTTGCAGGTGGTAGTGATGTAAACGGAGACGGTTTTGGAGATATACTCGTCGCAAATCCGTACTATACGAACGGACAAAACTTTGATGGTGCCGTCTTTATTTACAATGGTTCACAAGCTGGTATCAATCCAGCAAATCCAACTATTCTGCACAATAATTTTAAAGGGGAGGATTTGATAGGCGTGGCCAATGCGGGCGATCTCAACGGAGACGGCTATACCGATGTTGTCGTTGGATCACCCAAATATAGTAACGGACAACTTCAAGAGGGAGCACTTTTCATATTTTACGGATCTGCCAACGGCATTAATACCGTGCCTGTCATTCTGGAGAAGAATGTTACCAACGGATATCTGGGCAAAGTTTCAGCGGCGGGCGATGTAAATGGGGATGGTTACAGCGACTTGGTGGTTGGTAGTACTGGCTTTTCAAATAACGAAGTCAATGAAGGTGCCGTTTACCTTTTCTTCGGGTCACCGGCTGGTCTAACAGCAGCTAATTGTTTGACAATCGAAAGCAACCAAAACAGCGCTTTCCTCGGCAATTCCGTCGCGGGCGCCGGCGACATAAATGGTGACGGTTACAGCGACATCATTGCAAGCGCTCACCAGTATGATAACAATCAACAGAACGAAGGTCGGGCTTTCGTTTATTATGGCAATAGTACATTAGGCACTCGCAACAACCTCCGCCTCTACAACTCCTCCGACTTAACCACCCCCATCAACCACACCCAATTCGCCCAAAACAACTTTGGAGCGGGCCTTTATGCCAAATCTTTCCTCGGTCGCAACAAGGCGAAACTCGTGTGGGAAACAAAACCGGCAAACCAAGGCTTCTCCAAAGGCAGTAACAACAGCATCACCAACAGCACCCAATCTACTAGCTCGCAAAATGCTTATTCGAATCTGGGCCTGGCCGGGATTGAATTGAAAAACGTGATCAACAAGCAGGGGGCTGGAACTAAAATGCGGGTTCGTGTAAAATACGATCCTGTGCTCGCACTGACCGGGCAAACCTACGGGCCGTGGCGCTATCTGCCTGTTTACCTGATGGGAAACAGTACCTCCCCTACGCCCGAGAACACGGAAGACAACTTATCACGAACAACTAAAAACAAAAATATGATAGACTTAAATAGATGGAGCGATCAGGTTTCGGTATTCCCCAACCCTGCTACGGACTATTTAAATATCGATGCCAGAAATCCCGAACAGGTAAAGGCTATTAAAATCCTGAATATCAAAGGCGTAGTGATATACCAAACTTCTGGGTTCGAATCCCCGATCGATTTAAAATCACTTGCCAGGGGCGTGTACTTTGTGATCGTTACCAACCATGAAGGCGTTCAGACGACGCGAAAGATTATGGTTGCCAGATAAGAGGATCTGTAAACAAAACAATTATGAATTGGGGGAATTCACCCACGCGCATGAAAGTCGTTTTAATTAGAGACCAATCTATCAAACGACATGGCAGTAGTAGAATTCCCCCAGCTCATAGCCCGAGGTTGTGGCCTGGATGTACACAAAGATACAGTAGTTGCTTCAATCAAAGGGACGGGAATCCAGGAAGAAACCCGGACCTTCGCCACCTTCACCAGAGACCTGGAAGATTTGTCGCATTGGCTTGAAGGCCATCAGATTACCCACATCGCTATGGAGAGTACGGGCGTTTACTGGCGGCCTGTGTATTATGTTTTGGAAGGCCGCTTTGAGATCATTTTGGTTAATGCCCGTCATATCAAGAACGTTCCCGGCCACAAAACTGATAAAAAGGATTCCGAATGGATCGCCAAGCTGCTGTTGAGCGGACTTCTTCGGCACAGCTTTGTCCCGGAAGGATGGGTGCGGGAGATAAGGACATTGCTACGCCACCGTAAGAAGCTTGTCAATGAGCGTAGCCGGGAGAAAAATCGGTTACAGAATATTCTGGAAGATGCCAACATCAAGCTCGGCAGCGTGGTTAGCGATGTGTTTTCCAAAACCGGACAGGGGATCGTAGATCTGCTTATGGAAGGAATTACTGACCCCGTGGTTCTCTCAAACCAGGCCAAAGGTTCGCTGGTAAATAAAAAGCAGGTTTTACAACAGGCGCTTTACGGCCGGTTCTGTGAGCGTCACCGCTTTATGTTAAAGTTGCTCACACAGACAATGGGCGCCCTGGAAAAGCTCATCGAAC includes:
- a CDS encoding FG-GAP-like repeat-containing protein; this encodes MKHTYKRFVLVAVAVVMAIASMAYWADRDQKSNLRPGAGQSAHSKDKAVPQEALAQIQQNLIQREYHISYDSAKHVLQSPNRMQGLRAYYRPGELTIVNRKDSSGHNFELKLINKGIYADGKKLFSPQRSATNDLKNNHLQIAHAGFVEEYINEPGGVRQNFIVESAPDGTRELEVRLNAEGAQVKQVGKNELILAKQSLAKFYYRDLHCWDADGEPLEASLAYVNGDILIEVDVKNAAFPVTIDPLVVNGTPANASTLLEKDQAQAAFGYSVSSAGDINGDGYSDVIIGAPNYDKGESNEGVAFVYMGSASGLATAPDRTLEANQPDAKFGNSVANAGDVNGDGFGDVIVGAPMYDKNENNEGAAFVYHGSGAGLNAVPTTTLESNQPDANLGQFVAAAGDVNNDGLSDVITGAPMYDKGHSNEGAAFVYHGTLAGISNVPITTLESNQIDAQFGCSVKGAGDVDGDGYSDVIVGASMYDKGESNEGAAFVYHGSINGIATAAKTTLENNQAAAFFGFSASTAGDVNGDGFSDVIVGSFHFDNGQNNEGGAFVYHGSANGISTTIAKQLECNQAGAQYGASVASAGDVNGDGYADVIVGANLFDNGQGNEGGAFVYEGSSSGLGNTSASSQEGNQLNAYLGSSVSSAGDVNGDGYSDIVVGGQGYDKGDADEGVALVWLGGARSIKETVVTHLEMNVPGIQFGWSVASAGDVNGDGFGDVIISANNYDGGQAYEGAAFVFHGSSQGLSGVPSYTFEGNQQYASLGSVASAGDVNGDGFDDVIIGIPLYDNAAENTGKVCILYGSGSGLGIGGGNLPQTTILGTQEDARFGSAVSSAGDVNKDGYADIIIGETEYDISSPYTDEGRVHIYYGSSNGVNLNANPTIINGSIVGVYLGSSVAGGSDVNGDGFGDILVANPYYTNGQNFDGAVFIYNGSQAGINPANPTILHNNFKGEDLIGVANAGDLNGDGYTDVVVGSPKYSNGQLQEGALFIFYGSANGINTVPVILEKNVTNGYLGKVSAAGDVNGDGYSDLVVGSTGFSNNEVNEGAVYLFFGSPAGLTAANCLTIESNQNSAFLGNSVAGAGDINGDGYSDIIASAHQYDNNQQNEGRAFVYYGNSTLGTRNNLRLYNSSDLTTPINHTQFAQNNFGAGLYAKSFLGRNKAKLVWETKPANQGFSKGSNNSITNSTQSTSSQNAYSNLGLAGIELKNVINKQGAGTKMRVRVKYDPVLALTGQTYGPWRYLPVYLMGNSTSPTPENTEDNLSRTTKNKNMIDLNRWSDQVSVFPNPATDYLNIDARNPEQVKAIKILNIKGVVIYQTSGFESPIDLKSLARGVYFVIVTNHEGVQTTRKIMVAR
- a CDS encoding IS110 family transposase, which codes for MAVVEFPQLIARGCGLDVHKDTVVASIKGTGIQEETRTFATFTRDLEDLSHWLEGHQITHIAMESTGVYWRPVYYVLEGRFEIILVNARHIKNVPGHKTDKKDSEWIAKLLLSGLLRHSFVPEGWVREIRTLLRHRKKLVNERSREKNRLQNILEDANIKLGSVVSDVFSKTGQGIVDLLMEGITDPVVLSNQAKGSLVNKKQVLQQALYGRFCERHRFMLKLLTQTMGALEKLIEQLDQQIELCLAGKQAELALLQTIPGVSRQSAIGIVSEIGLDMSQFISDKHLASWAGVCPGNNESAGKVRSARTTHGNTYLKTTLIEAAWAASHTMNTYLSFKYHKLTQRRGKKKAAMAIAHHILTASYHILRDKLPYKEPALRPEILIERRKAEIQRLENRVRKLKILASQ